A section of the Tenrec ecaudatus isolate mTenEca1 chromosome 10, mTenEca1.hap1, whole genome shotgun sequence genome encodes:
- the GBGT1 gene encoding globoside alpha-1,3-N-acetylgalactosaminyltransferase 1 translates to MRCRRLSLGLGSCLLVIVSLSFVWVYVENWLPVYYVPYFLPCPEIFNMKLQYKGEKPFQPTAQSNYPQPKLLEKRPTELLTLTPWLAPIVSEGTFDLALLQSIYKPLNLTIGVTVFAVGRYTSLVQPFLQSAEEFFMQGYQVNYYVFTDDPEAIPHVPLGPGRLLRIIPIQDHSSWEEISMRRMETISQHIVKRAHREVDYLFCLDVDMVFRNPWGPETLGDLVATIHPGYYGVSRQQFPYERRHISTAFVEDGEGDFYYGGAVFGGRVAKVYDFTRGCHMAILADKANGIMAAWQEESHLNRRFISQKPSKVLSPEYLWDDRKSPPPFLKLIRFSTVNKDTKWLRG, encoded by the exons ATGCGCTGCAGAAGACTGAGCCTGGGCCTGGGGTCCTGCCTGCTAGTCATTGTGAGCCTGAGCTTTGTTTG GGTGTATGTTGAGAACTGGTTGCCTGTCTACTATGTGCCCTATTTCCTCCCTTGCCCTGAGATCTT TAACATGAAGCTGCAGTACAAGGGGGAGAAGCCATTCCAGCCTACAGCACA GTCAAACTACCCACAACCCAAGCTGCTCGAGAAGAG ACCCACAGAGCTGCTGACACTCACTCCCTGGCTGGCACCCATCGTCTCGGAGGGGACCTTTGACCTGGCGCTTCTGCAGAGCATCTACAAGCCGCTGAACCTGACCATCGGGGTCACAGTGTTTGCTGTAGGAAG GTACACCAGCCTGGTCCAGCCCTTCCTGCAATCGGCCGAGGAATTCTTCATGCAGGGCTACCAAGTGAACTACTACGTCTTCACCGATGACCCTGAGGCCATTCCCCACGTGCCGCTAGGCCCTGGCAGGCTCCTCAGGATCATCCCCATCCAGGATCACTCCAGCTGGGAAGAGATCTCCATGCGCCGGATGGAGACCATCAGCCAGCACATTGTCAAGAGGGCGCACCGCGAGGTGGACTACCTTTTCTGCCTCGATGTGGACATGGTATTCAGGAACCCGTGGGGCCCTGAGACCCTGGGGGACCTGGTGGCTACCATTCACCCGGGCTACTATGGCGTATCCCGGCAGCAGTTTCCCTATGAGCGCAGGCACATCTCCACTGCCTTTGTGGAGGACGGTGAAGGGGACTTTTATTATGGTGGGGCGGTCTTTGGGGGCCGGGTAGCCAAAGTATATGACTTCACCAGGGGCTGCCATATGGCCATCCTGGCAGACAAGGCCAATGGGATCATGGCCGcctggcaggaggaaagccaccTGAACCGCCGCTTCAtctctcagaagccctccaaggtACTGTCCCCTGAGTACCTCTGGGATGACAGGAAGTCCCCGCCACCTTTCCTGAAGCTAATCCGCTTTTCAACCGTGAATAAGGACACCAAGTGGCTGAGGGGCTGA